Proteins encoded by one window of Halorubrum ruber:
- a CDS encoding uracil-DNA glycosylase, which translates to MDANQTEFENPFAMDTDCENCEELCGARDRVVHGYGDVGAEFLVVGTGPTAAAERNGVPFTGEGGGERVQSIFGDLGFVRSEPDAAEPDVQNIFFTNLTRCRHPDRGPTDREVGTCEPFLNAEIRMINPQIIVPVGERPLHELAVEYTTRRPDSFDVDAEHATTIRGRGFELVPMKEPAEMTDDEADAFRDHMRENVLSRDYRQTKGRQSR; encoded by the coding sequence GTGGACGCGAACCAGACGGAGTTCGAGAACCCGTTCGCGATGGACACCGACTGCGAGAACTGCGAGGAACTGTGCGGCGCCCGCGACCGCGTCGTCCACGGCTACGGCGACGTGGGCGCCGAGTTCCTCGTGGTCGGGACGGGGCCGACGGCGGCCGCCGAGCGCAACGGCGTCCCCTTCACCGGCGAGGGCGGCGGCGAGCGCGTCCAGTCGATCTTCGGCGACCTCGGGTTCGTCCGCTCGGAGCCGGACGCCGCGGAGCCCGACGTCCAGAACATTTTCTTCACGAACCTGACGCGGTGTCGACACCCCGACCGCGGGCCCACGGACCGGGAGGTCGGCACCTGTGAACCGTTCCTCAACGCGGAGATCCGGATGATAAACCCCCAGATCATCGTGCCGGTCGGCGAGCGACCGCTTCACGAGCTGGCGGTCGAGTACACGACGCGCCGGCCTGACTCCTTCGACGTCGACGCCGAACACGCGACGACCATCCGCGGGCGCGGATTCGAGCTGGTGCCGATGAAGGAGCCGGCGGAGATGACCGACGACGAGGCCGACGCCTTCCGCGATCACATGCGCGAGAACGTGTTGAGCCGGGACTACCGGCAGACGAAGGGGCGACAGAGCCGCTGA
- a CDS encoding NAD-binding protein has product MELTRDWVTVRASILLTFAVAVLSILAGLAQIGGVGVSGPLAPLVPDFIRQTVGFTGTITGFSMLGSGFALKNGYRVGWYSTAVLLPLTAIQGLMQASVLSFPLVALSVVSVPALAYNRRRFDRKFSPSPTQLAAGAALVTAVSYGTVGTYALRDQFNGVETIVDAFYFTVVTASTVGYGDVIPATGPESDIAQLFVLSSLVMNVAAFAVALGVLLTPAIEAQLSKALGKMTDRQIDLLDDHVLVLGYGDLTEPILEELAARDGVEYAVVTPDETAARRLAERDIPVFTADPSDVDPLERVNLAGARAVVAATEDDARDALAILTARQLNPDVRIVAAVTQRENVDKLRRAGADQVISPTTLGGHIIVDCAFGADSKEATEGILDDIDLED; this is encoded by the coding sequence ATGGAGCTGACCCGGGACTGGGTGACCGTCCGAGCGTCGATCCTCCTGACGTTCGCGGTCGCGGTGCTGTCGATCCTCGCCGGGCTCGCTCAGATCGGGGGGGTAGGAGTCTCCGGGCCGCTCGCCCCGCTGGTCCCAGACTTCATCCGCCAGACCGTCGGCTTCACGGGAACGATCACGGGGTTCTCGATGCTCGGGAGCGGCTTCGCGCTGAAGAACGGCTACCGGGTTGGCTGGTACTCCACGGCCGTCCTGCTCCCGCTGACCGCGATACAGGGACTGATGCAGGCGTCGGTGCTTTCGTTCCCGCTGGTCGCGCTGTCGGTCGTGTCGGTGCCCGCGCTGGCGTACAACCGACGGCGGTTCGACAGGAAGTTCTCGCCCTCACCGACGCAACTGGCCGCGGGCGCGGCGCTCGTGACCGCGGTCTCCTACGGGACGGTCGGGACGTACGCGCTCCGCGACCAGTTCAACGGGGTCGAGACCATCGTCGACGCGTTCTACTTCACCGTCGTCACCGCCTCCACGGTCGGATACGGAGACGTGATCCCGGCGACCGGGCCGGAGTCAGACATCGCCCAGCTGTTCGTGCTCTCCTCGCTCGTGATGAACGTCGCCGCCTTCGCGGTGGCGCTCGGGGTCCTCCTCACGCCCGCCATCGAGGCGCAGCTCTCCAAGGCGCTCGGAAAAATGACCGACAGACAGATCGACCTCCTCGACGACCACGTCCTCGTGCTCGGCTACGGGGACCTGACGGAACCGATTCTCGAAGAGCTCGCCGCCCGCGACGGCGTCGAGTACGCCGTCGTGACGCCCGACGAGACCGCCGCGAGGCGGCTCGCCGAGCGCGACATTCCGGTGTTTACCGCGGACCCGAGCGACGTCGACCCGCTCGAACGGGTGAACCTCGCCGGCGCCCGCGCGGTCGTCGCCGCCACCGAGGACGACGCGCGCGACGCGCTCGCCATCCTCACCGCTCGGCAGCTCAATCCGGACGTTCGGATCGTCGCGGCGGTGACTCAACGTGAGAACGTCGACAAGCTCCGCCGCGCCGGCGCCGACCAGGTGATCTCGCCGACGACGCTCGGCGGGCACATCATCGTCGACTGCGCGTTCGGCGCCGACAGCAAGGAGGCGACCGAGGGAATCCTCGACGACATCGACCTCGAGGACTGA
- a CDS encoding potassium channel family protein has protein sequence MSLPVEIVFGVYLGVITGIVPALVAGTLGFVFKYVTDVTIPGLGVVVLSLAIAGINGGLLALNDETIRSSERAPAILTAIVVVLMLSMYAHAQGDRLGASVPKRISLKQLRDRTLSTDVIELVGGRGRVSVEVAGEVNDMEGYPPLPADTRTAILDGDWTFPADLPLAELEDRFAERLRTELDLADVAVRIDEQARATVAAAPPTGALSKRVPAGKRAVSVSALVPTGIARGDVVRVITPDLDAEGAVIAARSSGKPEPGGGAAPKPAPAAGDGPDPDDDARTDGGEDAVASPPAATAPTTTGGEGRVTLALDRSEAAALLRADRGRVLVLSRGTRREYELTALLRRAGKRFRKVSVVAGGPLDGHTIGEAEIREAYDVAVLAARHESWIIAPDGSQSLSAGDDLFVVGSRDAIDRFAEVAA, from the coding sequence ATGTCGCTGCCCGTCGAGATCGTCTTCGGCGTCTACCTCGGCGTCATCACCGGGATCGTCCCCGCGCTGGTGGCCGGGACCCTCGGGTTCGTGTTCAAGTACGTGACGGACGTGACGATCCCCGGGCTCGGAGTCGTCGTGTTATCGCTCGCGATCGCCGGGATCAACGGCGGGCTGCTCGCGCTCAACGACGAGACGATCCGCTCGTCGGAGCGCGCGCCGGCGATCCTCACGGCGATCGTCGTGGTGTTGATGCTCTCGATGTACGCCCACGCGCAGGGTGACCGGCTCGGCGCCAGCGTCCCCAAGCGAATCTCGCTCAAGCAGCTCCGCGACCGGACGCTCTCGACCGACGTGATCGAGCTCGTCGGCGGCCGGGGGCGCGTCTCCGTCGAGGTCGCCGGCGAGGTGAACGACATGGAGGGGTACCCGCCGCTGCCGGCGGACACGCGGACGGCGATCCTCGACGGCGACTGGACGTTCCCCGCCGACCTGCCGCTCGCCGAGCTCGAAGACCGCTTCGCGGAGCGGCTCCGGACCGAGCTCGACCTCGCCGACGTGGCGGTCCGGATCGACGAGCAGGCGCGCGCGACCGTGGCCGCCGCGCCGCCGACCGGCGCGCTCTCGAAGCGCGTGCCCGCGGGGAAGCGCGCCGTGTCGGTGTCGGCGCTCGTCCCGACTGGAATCGCCCGCGGCGACGTCGTCCGCGTGATCACCCCCGACCTCGACGCCGAGGGCGCCGTGATCGCCGCCCGGTCGAGCGGGAAGCCGGAGCCGGGGGGCGGCGCGGCGCCGAAACCCGCTCCCGCCGCGGGCGACGGCCCAGACCCGGACGACGACGCGCGGACCGACGGCGGCGAGGACGCCGTCGCCTCCCCGCCGGCGGCGACCGCCCCGACCACGACCGGCGGCGAGGGACGCGTGACGCTCGCGCTCGACCGCTCCGAGGCGGCGGCCCTCCTCCGCGCCGACCGCGGGCGCGTGCTGGTGCTGTCGCGAGGCACCCGCCGCGAGTACGAGCTCACGGCCCTGCTGCGCCGGGCCGGGAAGCGGTTCCGGAAGGTCTCGGTCGTCGCCGGCGGACCGCTCGACGGCCACACGATCGGCGAGGCCGAGATTCGCGAGGCGTACGACGTGGCCGTCCTCGCGGCCCGCCACGAGTCGTGGATCATCGCGCCCGACGGCTCGCAGTCGCTGTCGGCCGGCGACGACCTGTTCGTCGTCGGGAGCCGCGACGCGATCGACCGGTTCGCGGAGGTGGCCGCGTGA